One genomic window of Rhodanobacteraceae bacterium includes the following:
- a CDS encoding prepilin-type N-terminal cleavage/methylation domain-containing protein, whose amino-acid sequence MSKIQKGFTLIELMIVVAIIAILAAIALPAYQDYTIRAQVGEGPINAAALKTAIAEFRADRGGWPTNNASVGITNTVSGTYVASIANASGRAPDHLRQQRQYRDRGLDHDPPRRRERQWRRLLGLR is encoded by the coding sequence ATGTCGAAGATCCAGAAAGGTTTCACCCTGATCGAACTGATGATCGTGGTCGCGATCATCGCCATCCTGGCCGCCATCGCGCTGCCGGCCTACCAGGACTACACCATCCGCGCCCAGGTCGGTGAAGGCCCGATCAACGCCGCGGCGTTGAAGACCGCCATTGCCGAGTTCCGCGCCGACCGTGGCGGCTGGCCGACCAACAATGCTTCCGTCGGCATCACCAACACCGTCAGCGGCACCTATGTGGCCAGCATCGCCAACGCGTCAGGTCGCGCTCCTGATCACCTACGGCAACAACGCCAATACCGCGATCGCGGCCTCGACCATGACCCTCCGCGCCGCCGTGAACGCCAATGGCGACGTCTCCTGGGTCTGCGGTAA
- a CDS encoding pilin, producing the protein MRIDRGFTLIELMIVVAIIAILAAIALPAYQDYTIRSQVSEGTIVSGGLRIAVRDFYSDRGSWPTNNASIGITGTVSGTYVQSVILNTGVLVVTFGNNANSRIQGSTLGVAAAVNSNGDVAWVCGNRAAPSGFTEAGAGAAAATGIDPKFLPSNCRL; encoded by the coding sequence ATCCGGATCGATCGCGGTTTCACCCTGATCGAGTTGATGATCGTGGTGGCCATCATTGCCATCCTGGCGGCGATCGCGCTCCCCGCATACCAGGACTACACGATACGTTCCCAGGTCAGCGAGGGGACTATCGTCTCCGGCGGACTGCGCATCGCAGTGCGCGACTTCTATTCCGACCGCGGCAGCTGGCCGACCAACAACGCGTCCATCGGTATCACCGGTACGGTCTCCGGAACCTACGTCCAGTCGGTCATTCTGAATACCGGCGTGCTTGTCGTGACCTTCGGCAACAACGCCAACAGCCGGATCCAGGGCTCGACCCTCGGGGTGGCTGCCGCGGTCAATTCGAACGGCGACGTGGCCTGGGTGTGCGGAAACCGCGCGGCGCCCTCGGGCTTCACCGAAGCCGGGGCGGGCGCGGCGGCGGCGACAGGAATCGATCCGAAATTCCTGCCTTCGAACTGCCGCCTGTAA
- a CDS encoding tetratricopeptide repeat protein has translation MLNPLRRATLLFLAGLTLAFLVYLPGLHGGWVYDDFAFIVSNPAVHVESLRLSEWAAAANSFPAAHQGRWLGMLSFAGNHYLGGLEPWGYKLANLLIHLLNGCLVALVLDALLALRREVQPGAQGTAASDRIHAVLIAIAWMLLPVNLTAVLYVGQRLESLCNTFVLLGLLLYVRVRARDWRGAAGGLRLLPALGACTLLGVLVKESAVLLPLYAACIEVVLLQWRRRDGDWSRPALATLGATLVVPLIAGLIWLATWVGTERAYSRSYDTVERLLTQGRVLIDYVHWTLLPNLSRLTLYHDDVVVSRDLWTPATTLPSWLTILVLIAAAVRVRRSRPLFALGVLLFFAGHALTSTVIPLMLAFEHRNYFPSIGLLLALASVIGLETRLLQLRMQWVVYAGFLLLYVGTTQLRALEWSHPLRLAASEAAKRPDSVDAQYGYVRTLIRAAGGDPRSELIDTAIQLLRGKRGMPGSGLLFEHALVVLLAKRGAPEEPELWAAMRTTALAHPPRASDVSAIATLYDCMLRQECPQRFDELRGVLEAILTHPNAEANLHSIHGLLLARQRDLAGARAAFARALTLAPRNPDLRAKYVHMLIEAGDATAARAELDALRRLGAFGSVDHLVGPLQGRLDRLEARP, from the coding sequence ATGCTCAACCCCCTGCGCCGCGCGACGCTGCTGTTCCTCGCGGGGCTGACGCTGGCCTTCCTGGTCTACCTCCCCGGGCTGCACGGCGGATGGGTTTACGACGACTTCGCCTTCATCGTCTCCAATCCCGCCGTCCACGTTGAATCGCTGAGGCTGTCCGAGTGGGCCGCAGCCGCCAATTCGTTTCCAGCCGCGCACCAGGGACGCTGGCTCGGGATGCTGAGCTTTGCCGGCAACCACTACCTCGGTGGCCTCGAACCCTGGGGTTACAAGCTGGCCAACCTGCTGATCCACCTGCTGAATGGCTGCCTGGTGGCGTTGGTCCTGGACGCCTTGCTGGCACTTCGGCGCGAGGTCCAGCCAGGTGCGCAGGGAACCGCAGCGAGCGACCGGATCCACGCGGTGCTGATCGCGATCGCGTGGATGCTGCTGCCGGTCAACCTCACCGCAGTGCTGTATGTGGGGCAGCGACTGGAATCGCTGTGCAATACCTTCGTCCTGCTCGGGTTGCTGCTGTACGTCCGCGTGCGTGCCCGCGACTGGCGGGGCGCGGCAGGTGGCCTGCGCCTGCTCCCGGCGCTCGGCGCGTGCACGCTGCTGGGGGTCCTGGTCAAGGAATCGGCGGTGCTGCTGCCGCTGTATGCCGCGTGCATCGAGGTCGTGCTGCTGCAATGGCGCCGGCGGGACGGCGACTGGAGCCGCCCGGCGCTGGCCACCCTCGGCGCGACGCTGGTCGTGCCGCTGATCGCCGGCCTGATCTGGCTGGCTACATGGGTCGGCACCGAGCGCGCCTACAGCCGCAGCTATGACACGGTCGAGCGCCTGCTGACCCAGGGACGCGTTTTGATCGACTACGTGCACTGGACCCTGCTGCCCAACCTGAGCCGCTTGACCCTGTATCACGACGATGTCGTGGTTTCCCGGGACCTGTGGACGCCGGCCACCACCCTGCCATCCTGGCTCACGATTCTGGTCCTGATTGCCGCAGCCGTGCGGGTGCGTCGCAGCCGGCCGCTGTTTGCGCTCGGCGTGCTGCTGTTCTTCGCCGGGCATGCGCTAACGTCCACGGTCATTCCGCTCATGCTCGCGTTCGAGCATCGCAACTATTTCCCGTCGATCGGCTTGTTGCTGGCGCTCGCTTCAGTGATCGGACTGGAAACGCGGCTTCTGCAGCTGCGCATGCAATGGGTGGTGTACGCGGGGTTCCTGCTGCTGTACGTCGGCACCACCCAGCTGCGCGCGCTGGAATGGAGCCACCCGCTGCGGTTGGCCGCCAGCGAGGCGGCGAAGCGACCGGATTCGGTGGATGCGCAGTATGGCTATGTACGCACGCTCATCCGTGCAGCCGGTGGCGACCCTCGTTCGGAGTTGATCGACACCGCAATTCAGCTGCTGCGAGGCAAGCGCGGCATGCCGGGTTCCGGGTTGTTGTTCGAGCACGCCCTGGTCGTGCTGCTGGCCAAACGCGGTGCGCCCGAGGAGCCGGAGCTGTGGGCCGCGATGCGTACCACCGCGCTGGCGCACCCGCCGCGCGCGAGCGACGTCTCGGCCATCGCTACGCTCTACGACTGCATGCTTCGGCAAGAATGTCCGCAACGCTTCGACGAACTGCGCGGCGTGCTCGAGGCGATCCTCACCCATCCCAATGCCGAGGCCAATCTCCACTCCATCCATGGGCTCCTGCTTGCGCGCCAGCGTGACCTCGCGGGTGCGCGCGCCGCGTTCGCGCGCGCGCTGACGCTGGCGCCGCGGAACCCGGACTTGCGCGCCAAGTACGTGCACATGCTGATCGAGGCCGGCGACGCCACTGCGGCGCGGGCGGAACTTGACGCGCTGCGCCGGCTTGGCGCCTTCGGCAGCGTGGATCACCTGGTCGGACCCCTGCAGGGCCGGCTGGATCGGCTCGAAGCGCGGCCCTGA
- a CDS encoding sigma-54-dependent Fis family transcriptional regulator: MEKGQALILDDEADIRELLTLTLTRLGLSVHSAATLAEARALLGKANYDLCFTDMRLPDGNGHEFIELMSRQHPDTPVAMITAYGNAEAAVQALRAGAFDCVSKPVDLNVLRNLVKTALRLRAERVPGGPSEPRLFGESPAMQRARATIAKLARSQAPVLIYGESGVGKELAARSIHEQGPRAAGPFVPVNCGAIPTELMESEFFGHKKGSFTGAHGDKDGLIQAAHGGTLFLDEIAELPQHMQVKLLRVIQEKSVRPIGGRAEIPVDVRIVSATHKDLARLVDSGEFRQDLYYRINVIELRMPPLRERREDIAPLAERYLDKLAPEWAIARPTLSPQALAELQAYDFPGNVRELENILERAVALSDGDVIRAEDLQLNSRVSAGGEVAAAAAPVAAGAPAAETSVLAGAQRVGLENYIDTLEREAINKALEECRYNKTAAAKKLGITFRALRYRLKRLGID, encoded by the coding sequence ATGGAAAAAGGTCAGGCACTGATCCTCGATGACGAAGCGGATATCCGCGAGCTGCTGACGCTGACGCTGACGCGCCTCGGCCTGAGCGTGCATTCGGCGGCGACGCTGGCGGAAGCGCGCGCTCTGCTGGGCAAGGCGAACTACGACCTCTGCTTCACCGACATGCGCCTGCCGGATGGCAACGGTCACGAGTTCATCGAGTTGATGAGTCGCCAGCACCCGGACACGCCGGTGGCGATGATCACCGCCTACGGCAACGCCGAGGCGGCGGTGCAGGCCCTGCGTGCCGGGGCCTTCGACTGCGTGTCCAAGCCGGTCGACCTGAACGTCCTGCGCAACCTGGTCAAGACCGCGCTGCGCCTGCGCGCCGAGCGCGTGCCGGGTGGGCCGAGCGAGCCGCGGCTGTTCGGCGAGTCGCCGGCGATGCAGCGCGCCCGGGCCACAATCGCCAAGCTCGCGCGCAGCCAGGCGCCAGTGCTGATCTACGGCGAATCCGGGGTCGGCAAGGAGCTGGCCGCGCGCTCGATCCACGAGCAGGGTCCGCGCGCGGCCGGGCCCTTCGTGCCGGTCAACTGCGGCGCGATTCCCACCGAATTGATGGAGAGCGAGTTCTTCGGCCACAAGAAGGGCAGCTTCACCGGCGCCCATGGCGACAAGGACGGCTTGATCCAGGCCGCCCACGGCGGCACCCTGTTCCTCGACGAGATTGCCGAACTGCCGCAACACATGCAGGTCAAGCTGCTGCGCGTGATCCAGGAGAAGTCGGTGCGCCCGATCGGCGGCCGCGCCGAGATCCCGGTGGACGTGCGCATCGTCAGCGCCACCCACAAGGACCTCGCGCGGCTGGTCGACAGCGGCGAGTTCCGCCAGGACCTCTACTACCGCATCAATGTCATCGAACTGCGCATGCCGCCGCTGCGCGAGCGCCGCGAGGACATCGCGCCGCTCGCCGAGCGCTATCTCGACAAGCTCGCGCCCGAGTGGGCGATCGCGCGGCCGACACTGTCCCCGCAGGCACTCGCGGAACTGCAGGCCTACGACTTCCCGGGCAATGTGCGCGAGCTCGAGAACATCCTGGAGCGCGCGGTGGCGCTCAGCGACGGCGACGTGATCCGCGCCGAGGACCTGCAGCTCAATTCGCGCGTGTCGGCCGGGGGCGAGGTCGCCGCAGCGGCTGCGCCGGTCGCCGCCGGCGCCCCTGCGGCGGAGACCAGCGTGCTCGCCGGTGCGCAGCGGGTGGGCCTGGAGAACTACATCGACACCCTCGAGCGCGAGGCCATCAACAAGGCCCTGGAGGAGTGCCGCTACAACAAGACCGCCGCGGCCAAGAAGCTAGGCATCACCTTCCGCGCGCTGCGCTACCGGCTCAAACGCCTGGGGATCGACTGA
- a CDS encoding two-component sensor histidine kinase codes for MRLSSSNRSDSPAPSEALRWYELRLFNLYRVLVAAVFGLLLLSSLGKRYFDIGGPLLTSGQVAVLLYALAAAAVFTASEARRFGVTTLTLIGVGFDLVMGGLLLFVFGGLSSGVGVLLLITVAMSALLLPGRLALLAAAIATVTLLSESIYSIGLERTTDRNLAQAALLGTAFFLTVAIFYWLARLTRESQEMVERQGVDIANLAQINELIIQRMRTGILVLDGDGHVRRFNESGWYLLGTPPHTEHDVRRLSPDLYDRWRYWLTTGKHNNVPIQIAQGVPAVVPRFTRLGGEDDAATLCFLEDESMVYRRAEELTLASLGRLSASIAHEVRNPLAAISHAAQLLAESEEMPDADRRLIEIIMNHCGRVNGIVENVLQLSRRERSRPECINLASWGHGLVTDFKQAQPLGQDQLRLVVDNRDARALVDPSQLTQAVWNLLRNAIRYGRQPDQPADITLRIRQPNPTQGALVEIIDRGPGIPAPHQRQLFEPFFTTRADGTGLGLYICKQLLGANQGSIEYVNVPGGGSCFRIQLAVPQRDLA; via the coding sequence ATGCGCCTTTCCAGCAGCAACCGCAGCGACTCGCCGGCGCCATCGGAGGCTCTCCGCTGGTACGAACTGCGCCTGTTCAACCTTTACCGGGTGCTGGTCGCGGCGGTGTTCGGATTGCTGCTGCTGTCGAGCCTCGGCAAGCGCTATTTCGATATTGGCGGGCCGCTGCTGACCAGCGGCCAGGTCGCAGTATTGCTGTATGCGCTGGCGGCGGCGGCGGTGTTCACCGCGAGCGAGGCCCGGCGTTTCGGCGTGACCACATTGACCCTGATCGGCGTCGGCTTCGATCTGGTCATGGGCGGACTGCTGCTGTTCGTCTTCGGCGGCCTGTCCAGCGGCGTCGGTGTGCTGCTGCTGATCACGGTGGCGATGTCGGCGCTGCTGCTGCCGGGACGCCTGGCCTTGCTCGCGGCGGCAATCGCAACGGTCACGCTGCTGTCCGAGTCGATCTATTCGATCGGCCTTGAGCGCACCACCGATCGCAACCTCGCGCAGGCGGCGCTGCTGGGCACCGCTTTCTTCCTGACGGTGGCGATTTTCTACTGGCTGGCGCGGCTGACCCGCGAAAGCCAGGAAATGGTCGAACGCCAGGGCGTCGATATCGCCAATCTGGCGCAGATCAACGAACTGATCATTCAGCGCATGCGCACCGGGATCCTGGTGCTCGACGGCGACGGTCACGTGCGTCGCTTCAACGAATCCGGCTGGTACCTGCTCGGCACGCCGCCGCACACCGAGCACGATGTGCGCAGGCTTTCGCCCGATCTGTACGACCGCTGGCGCTACTGGCTGACCACCGGCAAGCACAACAACGTGCCGATCCAGATCGCCCAGGGCGTGCCCGCGGTGGTGCCGCGCTTCACCCGCCTGGGCGGCGAGGACGATGCCGCCACGCTGTGCTTCCTGGAAGACGAGAGCATGGTCTACCGGCGCGCCGAGGAGCTGACGCTCGCCTCGCTCGGGCGCCTGTCCGCGAGCATCGCGCACGAGGTGCGCAATCCGCTCGCGGCGATCAGCCACGCCGCGCAGTTGCTCGCGGAGTCGGAGGAGATGCCGGACGCCGACCGGCGCCTGATCGAGATCATCATGAACCACTGCGGGCGGGTGAACGGCATCGTCGAGAACGTGCTGCAACTGTCGCGGCGCGAACGCTCGCGCCCCGAGTGCATCAACCTCGCCTCCTGGGGTCATGGCCTGGTCACCGACTTCAAGCAGGCCCAGCCGCTGGGCCAGGACCAACTGCGGCTGGTGGTCGACAACCGCGACGCGCGCGCGCTAGTGGACCCTTCGCAGCTCACCCAGGCGGTGTGGAACCTGCTGCGCAACGCGATCCGCTACGGGCGCCAGCCCGACCAGCCGGCCGACATCACCTTGCGCATCCGCCAGCCCAATCCCACCCAGGGCGCTCTGGTGGAAATCATCGATCGGGGCCCCGGCATCCCGGCGCCGCACCAGCGCCAGCTGTTCGAACCTTTCTTCACCACCCGCGCCGACGGCACCGGGCTCGGCCTGTACATCTGCAAGCAGTTGCTTGGCGCCAACCAGGGCAGCATCGAGTACGTGAATGTGCCGGGTGGCGGCAGCTGCTTCCGCATCCAGCTGGCGGTGCCGCAGCGGGATCTGGCCTGA
- the sucC gene encoding ADP-forming succinate--CoA ligase subunit beta produces the protein MNFHEYQAKDLFAQYGIPVPQGIVANTVDAAVEGARQIGGDQWVVKAQIHAGGRGKAGGVKVVKTLTQVRDAAAKMLGTKMTTYQSGGRALPVNQVLVTEATEISKELYLSMLVDRTARAVTFIASPMGGVDIEQVAREHPEKIFTVEVNFMQSLQAFECRKLGFAMGLGAKQTSQLAKIMLAMFQLFNQCDMSLIELNPLVINSAGDLMALDGKLNCDDNALFRQPKLEAMRDVSQDDPLEAQAAKHDLNYVSLDGNIACMVNGAGLAMATMDVIKLYGGEPANFLDVGGGATTERVTEAFKLILGNDKVKAILVNIFGGIVRCDLIAEGIIAAVKEVGISIPVVVRLEGTNVEKGRDLLKSSNLSLIPASDLADGAQKAVAAAKG, from the coding sequence ATGAACTTCCACGAGTACCAAGCGAAGGACTTGTTCGCGCAGTATGGAATTCCGGTGCCGCAGGGCATCGTCGCGAACACAGTCGATGCCGCCGTCGAAGGCGCGCGCCAGATCGGCGGCGACCAGTGGGTGGTGAAGGCACAGATCCACGCCGGCGGGCGCGGCAAGGCCGGCGGCGTCAAGGTGGTCAAGACCCTGACCCAGGTGCGCGATGCCGCGGCGAAAATGCTCGGCACCAAGATGACCACCTACCAGAGCGGTGGCCGCGCGCTGCCGGTCAACCAGGTGCTGGTCACCGAAGCCACCGAGATCAGCAAGGAGTTGTACCTGTCGATGCTGGTCGACCGCACCGCGCGTGCGGTCACTTTCATCGCCTCGCCGATGGGCGGCGTGGATATCGAGCAGGTCGCGCGCGAGCACCCGGAAAAGATCTTCACCGTCGAGGTGAACTTCATGCAGAGCCTGCAGGCCTTCGAATGCCGCAAGCTCGGCTTCGCGATGGGCCTGGGTGCCAAGCAGACCTCGCAGCTGGCCAAGATCATGCTGGCGATGTTCCAGCTGTTCAATCAGTGCGACATGAGCCTGATCGAACTGAACCCGCTGGTGATCAACAGCGCGGGTGACCTGATGGCGCTGGACGGCAAGCTCAACTGCGACGACAACGCGCTGTTCCGCCAGCCCAAGCTGGAAGCGATGCGCGACGTCTCGCAGGACGACCCGCTGGAAGCACAGGCAGCCAAGCACGACCTGAATTACGTCTCGCTGGACGGCAACATCGCCTGCATGGTCAACGGCGCCGGCCTGGCGATGGCGACGATGGACGTGATCAAGCTCTACGGCGGCGAGCCGGCGAACTTCCTCGACGTGGGCGGCGGCGCCACCACCGAGCGCGTCACCGAGGCCTTCAAGCTGATCCTCGGCAACGACAAGGTCAAGGCGATCCTGGTCAACATCTTCGGCGGCATCGTCCGCTGCGACCTGATCGCCGAAGGCATCATCGCTGCGGTCAAGGAAGTCGGGATCAGCATCCCGGTGGTGGTGCGTCTGGAAGGCACCAACGTCGAGAAGGGTCGCGATCTGTTGAAGTCGAGCAATCTGTCGCTGATTCCGGCCAGTGATCTGGCCGATGGTGCGCAGAAAGCAGTCGCAGCCGCCAAGGGCTGA